The following coding sequences lie in one Pseudomonas syringae CC1557 genomic window:
- a CDS encoding amino acid synthesis family protein gives MSFEIRKIVNYTEETFIEGGKATDKPVTMVGLAVVIKNPWLGSGFVEDLKPEIRANCSDLGELMVKRLTDAIGGADKIEAYGKAAVVGTDGEIEHASAVIHTLRFGNHYREAVKAKSYLSFTNKRGGPGTSIQIPMMHKDDEGLRSHYITLEMHIEDAPRADEIIVVLGAANGGRLHPRIGNRYIDLEELAAEKAQ, from the coding sequence ATGAGTTTCGAGATTCGCAAGATCGTTAATTACACCGAAGAAACCTTCATAGAAGGTGGCAAAGCCACTGACAAGCCGGTGACGATGGTAGGCCTGGCAGTCGTGATCAAAAACCCGTGGCTGGGAAGCGGATTTGTCGAAGACCTCAAGCCGGAGATTCGCGCCAACTGCTCGGATCTGGGCGAGCTGATGGTCAAGCGCCTCACCGACGCCATTGGCGGTGCAGACAAGATCGAAGCCTACGGCAAAGCTGCAGTGGTCGGTACAGACGGCGAAATCGAACACGCCTCGGCGGTGATTCATACCCTGCGCTTCGGCAATCACTACCGCGAAGCGGTAAAGGCCAAGAGCTACCTGAGCTTCACCAACAAGCGCGGCGGCCCTGGCACGTCGATTCAGATTCCGATGATGCACAAGGATGACGAAGGCCTGCGTTCGCACTACATCACTCTGGAAATGCACATTGAAGATGCGCCACGCGCCGACGAAATCATCGTCGTGCTGGGTGCAGCCAACGGCGGACGTCTGCATCCGCGCATTGGTAACCGCTATATCGATCTGGAAGAACTGGCCGCCGAAAAGGCGCAGTAA
- a CDS encoding alpha/beta fold hydrolase: MIQLTAERTPAGTSYLATGQGHPVVLIHGVGLNKEMWGGQIVGLAAHYQVIAYDMLGHGASQRPDPDTGLPGYAEQLRELLEHLGLAKATVIGFSMGGLVARAFALQFPQHLSGLIILNSVFNRSPEQRAGVIARTSQAAEHGPDANAGEALSRWFSREYQAANPAQIAAIRQNLASNDPQGYLTAYKLFATQDMYRADDLGDIRVPTLVVTGELDPGSTPEMARELALRIRGAEVAILPDQRHMMPVESPRLVNQVLTAFFEKIGLEKSASAHHSIKGTVA; encoded by the coding sequence ATGATTCAGCTCACCGCTGAACGCACCCCGGCGGGTACCAGCTATCTGGCTACCGGCCAAGGTCACCCCGTGGTGTTAATTCACGGGGTGGGCTTGAATAAAGAAATGTGGGGCGGCCAGATCGTTGGTCTGGCGGCGCATTATCAAGTCATTGCCTATGACATGCTCGGCCATGGTGCCAGCCAGCGCCCCGACCCGGACACCGGCCTGCCGGGGTATGCCGAGCAATTGCGCGAGCTGCTGGAACACCTCGGTCTGGCGAAGGCGACCGTCATCGGTTTCTCGATGGGAGGCCTGGTTGCACGCGCATTCGCCCTGCAATTCCCCCAGCACCTGTCTGGGTTGATCATTCTCAACAGCGTGTTCAACCGCAGCCCGGAACAGCGCGCCGGTGTTATCGCACGCACAAGCCAGGCCGCCGAGCATGGCCCGGATGCCAACGCGGGCGAAGCACTGTCGCGCTGGTTCAGCCGCGAATATCAGGCGGCCAACCCGGCGCAGATCGCGGCCATCCGGCAAAACCTGGCCAGCAATGACCCGCAGGGTTACCTGACCGCGTACAAGTTATTCGCTACTCAGGACATGTACCGCGCCGACGATCTGGGTGATATTCGTGTGCCCACGCTGGTCGTCACCGGTGAGCTGGACCCCGGATCAACCCCGGAAATGGCCCGCGAACTGGCGCTGCGCATCCGCGGGGCCGAAGTCGCCATATTGCCCGATCAGCGTCATATGATGCCGGTGGAATCGCCGCGCCTGGTCAATCAGGTGTTAACGGCGTTCTTTGAAAAGATCGGCCTGGAAAAATCGGCGTCCGCCCACCATTCGATAAAGGGGACCGTTGCATGA
- a CDS encoding aldehyde dehydrogenase, giving the protein MSLTRFQMCIDGQWVDALSGNTFESMNPALAEPWAQLPDADEADVERAVQAAQKAFESPAWRGLTATARGKLLRKLGDLIAENKEQLAQLESRDNGKLIRETRGQVSYLPEFFHYTAGLADKLEGGTLPLDKPDLFAYTVHEPMGVVAGIIPWNSPLYLTAIKLAPALAAGNTIVLKPSEHASATVLELARLALEAGIPPGVVNVITGYGPTTGAALTRHPLVRKIAFTGGAATARHVVRSSAENFAKLSLELGGKSPNIIFADADLDSAINGAVAGIYAASGQSCVSGSRLLVQDEIYDEFVERLAERASRIRIGNPQDEATEMGPMATAQQLAVVEGLVADALAEGARLRLGGKRPELDSKGWFYEPTLFECDHNSMKIMQEEVFGPVASVIRFKDEAEALAIANDSQFGLAAGIWTRDLGRAHRLARDIRSGIIWVNTYRAVSAMAPIGGFKNSGYGRESGIDSVLAYTELKTVWINLSQAPMPDPFVMR; this is encoded by the coding sequence ATGAGCCTTACCCGCTTCCAGATGTGCATCGACGGCCAGTGGGTCGACGCGCTGTCCGGCAACACCTTCGAGAGCATGAATCCGGCGCTGGCCGAGCCGTGGGCGCAACTGCCTGACGCCGATGAAGCCGATGTCGAGCGCGCCGTGCAGGCCGCGCAAAAAGCCTTCGAAAGCCCGGCGTGGCGGGGCCTGACTGCCACCGCACGCGGCAAACTGCTGCGCAAGCTGGGCGACCTGATCGCCGAGAACAAGGAGCAATTGGCACAACTGGAGAGCCGCGACAACGGCAAGCTGATTCGCGAAACCCGCGGCCAGGTCAGCTATCTGCCAGAGTTTTTTCACTACACCGCCGGGCTGGCTGACAAACTCGAAGGCGGCACCCTGCCCCTCGACAAGCCGGACCTGTTTGCCTACACCGTTCACGAGCCTATGGGCGTGGTGGCCGGGATCATTCCCTGGAACAGCCCGCTGTACCTGACCGCCATCAAACTGGCTCCCGCGCTGGCCGCCGGGAATACCATTGTGCTCAAGCCTTCGGAGCATGCCTCGGCGACTGTTCTGGAGCTGGCACGCCTGGCACTGGAGGCTGGAATACCGCCCGGCGTGGTCAATGTCATCACCGGTTACGGCCCCACTACCGGCGCAGCCCTGACCCGTCATCCACTGGTGCGCAAGATTGCCTTCACCGGCGGCGCTGCCACGGCGCGGCATGTAGTGCGCAGCAGCGCGGAAAACTTCGCCAAACTGTCGCTTGAACTGGGCGGCAAGTCGCCGAATATCATTTTTGCCGACGCCGACCTCGACAGCGCCATCAATGGCGCCGTTGCGGGCATCTATGCCGCGTCAGGGCAGAGCTGTGTGTCCGGCTCGCGATTGCTGGTGCAGGATGAAATCTACGACGAGTTCGTCGAACGCCTGGCCGAACGCGCCAGCCGGATCCGCATCGGCAATCCTCAGGATGAAGCCACTGAAATGGGCCCGATGGCCACCGCCCAGCAACTGGCGGTGGTCGAGGGTCTGGTGGCCGACGCGCTGGCTGAAGGCGCACGCCTGCGTCTGGGTGGCAAACGTCCTGAACTGGACAGTAAGGGCTGGTTCTATGAACCTACGCTATTCGAGTGCGATCACAACTCAATGAAGATCATGCAGGAAGAAGTCTTCGGTCCGGTCGCATCGGTGATTCGTTTCAAGGACGAAGCCGAAGCGCTGGCCATCGCCAACGACTCCCAGTTCGGCCTTGCTGCCGGTATCTGGACCCGCGACCTGGGCCGTGCCCACCGGCTGGCCCGCGACATCCGCTCAGGGATCATCTGGGTCAACACGTATCGTGCGGTATCGGCCATGGCGCCTATCGGCGGTTTTAAAAACAGCGGCTACGGTCGCGAGAGCGGGATAGACTCTGTGCTGGCCTACACCGAACTGAAAACGGTGTGGATCAACCTTTCGCAGGCGCCCATGCCTGATCCATTTGTCATGCGTTAA
- a CDS encoding flavin reductase family protein, translated as MIEPSIYKEVMASFPSGVTIVTTLDPEGNLVGITASAFSALSIDPALVLFCPNYASDTYPVLRDSKKFAIHLLSADQQVEAYAFASKGKDKTKGIEWQLSELGNPLLDKATAIIECELWREYDGGDHAIIVGAVKNLILPATPVTPMIYHRGKMGALAPIV; from the coding sequence ATGATTGAACCGAGTATCTACAAAGAAGTGATGGCGTCATTCCCTTCGGGCGTCACGATTGTCACCACGCTGGACCCCGAGGGCAATCTGGTCGGTATCACCGCCAGTGCGTTCAGTGCGCTGTCCATCGACCCGGCATTGGTGCTGTTCTGCCCCAATTACGCGTCCGACACCTACCCGGTGCTGCGCGACAGCAAAAAGTTTGCGATTCACCTGCTGTCTGCCGATCAGCAGGTCGAGGCCTACGCGTTCGCCAGCAAGGGCAAAGACAAGACCAAAGGCATCGAGTGGCAGCTGAGCGAGCTGGGCAACCCGCTCCTGGACAAGGCCACCGCCATCATCGAATGCGAGTTGTGGCGTGAATACGATGGAGGTGATCACGCGATCATCGTCGGCGCCGTAAAAAATCTGATTCTGCCTGCAACTCCTGTGACGCCGATGATCTATCACCGCGGCAAGATGGGTGCGCTCGCGCCGATCGTCTGA
- a CDS encoding GntR family transcriptional regulator, whose protein sequence is MKRLPLDDNFKVNRNPITLREIVLDKLRSAIMNFQLLPGDRLVERDLCDRLGVSRTSVREALRHLESEGLVEFADAKGPRVAIITLADACDIYELRCVLEGLIVQLFTLRAKPKDIRALEKALEENRQSLREGELQQVIDSVQGFYDVLLEGSGNHVAATQLRQLQARISYLRATSVSQENRRDASNKEMELIVEAIKSGDPVAAHQASVDHVRNAARVALEYLKSKQDDDAKVRDIVAPVALKEPRIGR, encoded by the coding sequence ATGAAACGCCTGCCACTCGACGACAACTTCAAGGTCAATCGCAACCCGATCACGCTGCGGGAGATCGTGCTGGACAAACTGCGCAGCGCAATCATGAACTTCCAGTTGCTACCGGGGGACCGGCTGGTCGAGCGGGATCTGTGTGATCGTCTGGGGGTCAGTCGCACCTCGGTGCGCGAGGCGTTGCGCCATCTGGAGTCTGAAGGTCTGGTGGAATTCGCTGACGCCAAAGGTCCGCGTGTCGCCATCATTACCCTCGCCGATGCGTGTGATATCTACGAGCTGCGCTGTGTGCTGGAGGGCCTGATCGTCCAGCTGTTCACCCTGCGCGCCAAACCCAAGGATATTCGGGCGCTGGAAAAGGCCCTGGAAGAGAATCGCCAATCGCTCAGGGAAGGCGAGTTGCAGCAGGTGATCGACTCGGTGCAGGGTTTCTATGATGTGCTGCTGGAAGGCTCGGGCAATCATGTTGCCGCGACCCAACTGCGTCAGTTGCAGGCACGCATCAGCTACCTGCGCGCGACCTCGGTTTCCCAGGAAAACCGCCGTGACGCCAGCAACAAGGAAATGGAACTGATCGTCGAAGCCATCAAGAGCGGTGACCCGGTGGCGGCGCATCAGGCCTCGGTCGACCATGTTCGCAACGCCGCCAGGGTGGCACTGGAATACCTGAAATCCAAACAGGACGACGACGCGAAAGTCCGCGATATCGTTGCCCCGGTGGCCCTCAAAGAACCCCGTATAGGTCGTTGA
- a CDS encoding NUDIX hydrolase: protein MVTPRFCPQCGGADLVQRVPSGDTHARLICSGCQYVHYVNPKIIAGCIIEQDGKYLLCQRAIPPRPGTWTLPAGFMESGETTEQAALREVWEESGVRAEILSPYSIFSVPQISEVYIVFRAIALEVTGQFGPETLDYRFFAPEDIPWDSIYYPAIRQILERYIEERQAGVYGIYIGNDDTGKIHFIR from the coding sequence ATGGTCACACCGCGCTTCTGTCCTCAATGCGGTGGCGCGGACCTGGTGCAGCGCGTGCCGTCGGGTGACACCCATGCGCGGTTGATCTGTAGCGGCTGTCAGTACGTTCATTACGTGAACCCGAAGATCATCGCTGGCTGCATCATCGAGCAAGACGGCAAGTACCTGCTCTGCCAGCGTGCCATCCCGCCACGCCCCGGCACTTGGACGTTACCGGCCGGTTTCATGGAAAGCGGCGAGACCACCGAGCAGGCAGCGCTACGCGAAGTGTGGGAAGAAAGCGGCGTGCGCGCCGAGATTCTCTCGCCCTACTCGATCTTCAGCGTGCCGCAGATCAGCGAGGTGTACATCGTCTTCCGCGCCATCGCCCTGGAAGTCACCGGCCAGTTCGGCCCGGAGACCCTGGACTACCGATTCTTCGCCCCTGAAGACATCCCGTGGGACAGCATCTACTACCCCGCCATCCGCCAGATCCTGGAGCGCTACATCGAAGAACGCCAGGCAGGTGTCTACGGTATTTATATCGGCAACGACGACACCGGCAAGATCCATTTTATCAGGTAA
- a CDS encoding DUF1330 domain-containing protein yields the protein MKAYWIAHVDVTDPQQYSEYTQRAPAAFSLFGGKFLARGGRSEAMEGRTTPQRTVIIEFESYAQAVACYHSPEYQNAMSHRQGASKAEIVIVEGQP from the coding sequence ATGAAGGCTTATTGGATTGCGCACGTCGATGTGACCGACCCCCAGCAGTACAGCGAATACACCCAGCGTGCACCCGCTGCATTCAGTCTGTTTGGCGGCAAATTCCTGGCGCGGGGCGGCCGGTCCGAAGCCATGGAAGGCCGGACAACGCCGCAACGCACGGTCATTATCGAGTTTGAATCCTATGCACAGGCCGTCGCCTGCTACCACTCGCCTGAGTACCAGAACGCCATGAGCCACCGGCAAGGCGCGTCAAAGGCCGAAATTGTGATAGTTGAAGGGCAGCCGTAA
- the ribBA gene encoding bifunctional 3,4-dihydroxy-2-butanone-4-phosphate synthase/GTP cyclohydrolase II, with translation MAFDRIEDIIEDYRQGKMVLLVDDEDRENEGDLLLAADCCSAQAISFMAREARGLICLTLTDEHCQRLGLEQMVPSNGSVFATAFTVSIEATTGVTTGISAADRARTVQAAVNPAAVPEDLVQPGHIFPLRARDGGVLTRAGHTEAGCDLARLAGLTPASVIVEVMNDDGSMARRPDLERFAEKHGIRIGTIADLIHYRLSTEHTIVRIGERELPTVHGTFRLFSYEDRIEGGVHMAMVMGDIRREDATLVRVHVVDPLRDLVGAEYTGPANWTLWAALQRVAEEGRGVVVVLANHESSQALLARIPQLTQPPRQYTRSQSRIYSEVGTGAQILQDLGVGKLRHLGPPLKYAGLTGYDLEVIESIPFPG, from the coding sequence ATGGCATTTGATCGCATTGAAGACATCATTGAAGACTACCGCCAGGGCAAAATGGTCTTGCTGGTCGACGATGAAGACCGGGAAAACGAAGGTGACCTCTTGCTCGCCGCCGATTGTTGTTCGGCGCAAGCGATCAGTTTCATGGCCCGCGAGGCGCGCGGGCTGATCTGCCTGACACTGACCGACGAGCATTGCCAGCGCCTTGGCCTGGAGCAGATGGTGCCGAGCAACGGCAGTGTATTCGCCACCGCCTTCACCGTATCCATCGAGGCCACCACCGGGGTGACCACCGGTATCAGCGCCGCAGATCGCGCCCGCACCGTGCAGGCGGCAGTCAATCCGGCGGCGGTTCCCGAAGATCTGGTGCAGCCGGGTCATATCTTCCCCTTGCGTGCGCGGGACGGCGGCGTGCTGACCCGCGCGGGTCACACCGAAGCAGGCTGCGACCTCGCCCGCCTGGCCGGTTTAACGCCCGCCTCGGTGATCGTCGAAGTCATGAATGACGACGGCAGCATGGCGCGACGGCCTGACCTGGAAAGGTTTGCGGAAAAACACGGCATCCGCATCGGTACTATCGCGGACCTGATTCACTACCGGCTCAGCACCGAACACACCATCGTCAGAATCGGTGAGCGCGAGTTGCCCACGGTACACGGCACTTTTCGCCTGTTCAGCTACGAAGACCGCATCGAAGGCGGAGTGCACATGGCAATGGTGATGGGTGATATCCGTCGTGAGGATGCCACACTCGTGCGTGTACACGTGGTCGATCCACTGCGTGATCTGGTCGGTGCCGAATACACAGGGCCGGCCAACTGGACCCTTTGGGCTGCGCTGCAACGGGTCGCCGAAGAAGGTCGCGGTGTGGTCGTGGTGCTGGCCAATCATGAATCGTCTCAAGCCCTGCTGGCGCGTATTCCGCAACTCACCCAGCCACCTCGGCAATACACACGCTCGCAATCACGCATCTATTCCGAAGTTGGCACCGGTGCGCAGATTCTGCAGGACCTGGGCGTCGGCAAACTTCGTCATCTCGGTCCGCCGCTGAAGTACGCCGGTCTGACGGGCTACGATCTGGAAGTGATTGAAAGCATTCCGTTTCCCGGCTGA
- a CDS encoding ABC transporter substrate-binding protein: MVLNKRAMAVLAAGVLALSSAAASAADSVNFVSWGGSTQDFQKEAWAAPFSKASGITVVQDGPTDYGKLKAMVESGNVQWDVVDVEADFALRAASEGLLEPLDFNTIKRDEIDKRFVTDHGAGSFFFSFVLGFNESKVGAKPPADWSAMFDTKTYPGKRALYKWPSPGVLELALLADGVAPDKLYPLDLDRAFKKLDTIKKDIVWWGGGAQSQQLLASGEVSMGQMWNGRVYALQQDGAPVGVSWKQNLVMADFLVVPKGAKNKDAAMKFIANATSAKGQADFSNLSAYAPVNTQSIARLDETLAPNLPTAHVADQITLDFAYWAKNGADIATRWNEWLVK, encoded by the coding sequence ATGGTGTTGAACAAACGTGCAATGGCAGTCCTGGCGGCTGGCGTGCTGGCTTTATCGAGTGCCGCCGCCAGCGCCGCTGACAGCGTCAATTTCGTCAGCTGGGGCGGCTCCACTCAGGACTTCCAGAAAGAAGCCTGGGCAGCGCCATTCAGCAAGGCCAGCGGCATTACGGTGGTGCAGGACGGCCCGACCGACTACGGCAAACTCAAGGCCATGGTCGAAAGCGGCAACGTGCAGTGGGACGTGGTCGACGTCGAAGCCGATTTCGCCCTGCGCGCCGCCAGCGAGGGCCTGCTGGAGCCCCTGGACTTCAACACCATCAAACGCGACGAGATCGACAAACGCTTTGTGACCGACCATGGCGCAGGCTCCTTCTTCTTCTCCTTTGTGCTCGGTTTCAACGAGAGCAAGGTAGGCGCCAAGCCTCCTGCCGACTGGTCCGCCATGTTTGACACCAAGACCTACCCCGGCAAGCGCGCCCTTTACAAATGGCCAAGCCCCGGCGTACTCGAACTGGCGCTGCTGGCCGACGGCGTAGCACCCGACAAGCTCTATCCGCTGGACCTCGATCGCGCCTTCAAGAAGCTCGACACCATCAAGAAAGACATCGTCTGGTGGGGCGGCGGTGCGCAATCGCAGCAGCTGCTTGCCTCCGGCGAAGTGTCGATGGGCCAGATGTGGAACGGCCGGGTCTACGCCCTGCAACAGGATGGCGCGCCGGTGGGTGTGAGCTGGAAGCAGAACCTGGTCATGGCTGATTTTCTGGTCGTGCCCAAGGGCGCAAAAAACAAGGACGCTGCGATGAAGTTCATCGCCAATGCGACCAGTGCCAAAGGTCAGGCAGACTTCTCCAACCTCAGTGCCTACGCGCCGGTCAATACCCAAAGCATCGCTCGTCTGGACGAGACACTGGCGCCCAATCTGCCGACTGCGCACGTCGCCGACCAGATCACGCTCGACTTCGCCTACTGGGCCAAGAACGGTGCCGACATTGCGACACGGTGGAACGAATGGCTGGTCAAGTGA
- a CDS encoding ABC transporter permease: MAGQVKMTAVVPRQSNPAGGASSTAGAACHKATSMQPSPSLAQRWRGSRNLLPALLFLGLFFFAPLIGLLLRGVLEPVPGLGNYEQLFANSAYSRVLLNTFSVAGLVTLFSLLLGFPLAWVITLVPRGWGRWILNIVLLSMWTSLLARTYSWLVLLQASGVINKALMGMGIIDQPLEMVHNLTGVVIGMSYIMIPFIVLPLQATMQAIDPMVLQAGSICGASPWTNFFRVFLPLCRPGLFSGGLMVFVMSLGYYVTPALLGGAQNMMLPEFIVQQVQSFLNWGLASAAAALLVLITLVLFYFYLKLQPESPVGASNAR; the protein is encoded by the coding sequence ATGGCTGGTCAAGTGAAAATGACCGCTGTCGTCCCTCGTCAATCCAACCCGGCCGGTGGTGCGTCAAGCACTGCCGGTGCGGCCTGCCACAAGGCTACGAGCATGCAGCCATCCCCTTCTCTCGCGCAGCGCTGGCGTGGCAGTCGCAACCTGCTTCCGGCGCTGTTGTTCCTGGGCCTGTTTTTCTTCGCGCCATTGATCGGCCTGCTGCTGCGCGGCGTACTTGAACCGGTGCCCGGCCTGGGTAATTACGAGCAGCTGTTCGCCAACTCGGCCTATTCCAGGGTATTGCTGAACACCTTCTCGGTCGCCGGGTTGGTCACGCTGTTCAGCCTGCTGCTGGGCTTCCCGCTGGCGTGGGTCATCACTCTGGTGCCACGCGGCTGGGGGCGCTGGATCCTCAACATCGTACTGCTGTCGATGTGGACCAGCCTGCTGGCCCGCACCTATTCGTGGCTGGTACTGCTGCAGGCTTCGGGCGTCATCAACAAGGCGCTGATGGGCATGGGCATCATTGATCAGCCGCTGGAGATGGTGCACAACCTGACCGGCGTGGTGATCGGCATGAGCTACATCATGATTCCGTTCATTGTTCTGCCGTTGCAGGCGACCATGCAGGCCATCGACCCGATGGTGTTGCAGGCCGGTTCGATCTGCGGCGCGAGCCCATGGACCAATTTTTTCCGGGTATTTCTGCCGCTGTGCCGTCCGGGGCTGTTTTCCGGTGGCCTGATGGTGTTTGTCATGTCGCTCGGCTATTACGTCACACCCGCGTTGCTGGGTGGCGCACAGAACATGATGCTGCCCGAATTCATCGTCCAGCAGGTGCAGTCGTTCCTCAACTGGGGTCTGGCCAGTGCCGCCGCCGCGTTGCTGGTTCTGATCACGCTGGTGCTGTTCTACTTCTACCTGAAGCTCCAGCCGGAATCTCCGGTCGGTGCCAGTAACGCGAGGTAA
- a CDS encoding ABC transporter permease, which yields MLLTPNAMSPGLRTGLYLTTALIALFLLLPILFIILLSFGSSQWLVFPPPGWTLKWYQQFFSNPDWMAAAMSSLKVAVLTTIASVALGLPTAFALVRGRFPGRDILYGVFTLPMIVPLVIIAVAVYALFLKLGYTGTLFSFVVSHVIVALPFTIISIINSLKLFDQSIEDAAVICGASRLQAIRKVTFPGIRPGMMAGALFAFLVSWDEVVLSVMMASPTLQTLPVKMWTTLRQDLTPVIAVASTLLIALSVVIMFIAATLRRRNEARSIS from the coding sequence ATGCTCCTGACACCCAATGCCATGAGCCCCGGTCTGCGCACGGGCCTGTACCTGACCACCGCGCTGATCGCACTGTTTCTGCTGCTGCCGATCCTGTTCATCATCCTGCTGTCGTTCGGCTCATCGCAATGGCTGGTGTTTCCACCGCCCGGCTGGACGTTGAAGTGGTATCAGCAGTTCTTCTCCAATCCGGACTGGATGGCCGCAGCGATGTCCAGCCTCAAGGTTGCAGTCCTGACGACCATTGCCTCGGTAGCGCTGGGCCTGCCGACCGCCTTTGCGCTGGTGCGCGGGCGGTTTCCGGGGCGCGACATTCTGTATGGCGTGTTCACATTGCCGATGATCGTGCCACTGGTGATCATCGCGGTGGCGGTTTACGCGCTGTTCCTCAAGCTCGGCTACACCGGAACGCTGTTTTCCTTCGTCGTCAGCCATGTGATTGTCGCCCTGCCGTTCACCATCATCTCGATCATTAATTCGCTGAAGCTGTTCGATCAGTCCATCGAAGATGCCGCAGTGATCTGCGGCGCATCGCGTTTGCAGGCGATCCGCAAGGTGACCTTCCCCGGCATCCGGCCAGGCATGATGGCCGGCGCGCTGTTTGCGTTTCTGGTGTCGTGGGACGAAGTGGTGCTGAGCGTGATGATGGCCAGCCCGACCCTGCAAACCCTTCCCGTGAAAATGTGGACCACGCTGCGTCAGGACCTGACGCCCGTCATCGCGGTCGCCTCAACGCTGCTGATCGCGCTGTCGGTGGTGATCATGTTCATCGCTGCGACCCTG